A window of Pseudomonas monteilii contains these coding sequences:
- a CDS encoding amino acid ABC transporter substrate-binding protein: MRRLLALLTLCAAPCLAAPPTLRIAVSESWSMPLMQLRDDRPVDGILFEVFQALAQRAGFEPEYHLMPRLRLQQAMGEGAIDLQCYVAPAWLDPVPRNYRWSVPLLVQRDLLVGAPGVAPSTTLAQLRQETVGAVLGFRYPALDAAWQSGELRREDSRNQLLALQKLEAGRFRFAVSNQLTLDWYNRQLPPDERLQALDVLEEDALGCLVRDDPRLPVNALLAELKRMKRSGDIDRLIHRYLARTESASAD; encoded by the coding sequence GTGCGACGACTATTAGCCCTGTTGACGCTGTGTGCGGCGCCCTGCCTGGCCGCGCCACCGACCTTGCGCATCGCGGTCTCCGAGAGCTGGAGCATGCCGCTGATGCAACTGCGCGATGACCGCCCGGTGGACGGCATCCTGTTCGAGGTGTTCCAGGCCCTGGCCCAACGGGCGGGGTTCGAGCCCGAATACCACCTCATGCCGCGGCTGCGCCTGCAGCAGGCCATGGGCGAAGGCGCCATCGATCTACAGTGCTATGTGGCGCCGGCCTGGCTCGACCCGGTTCCGCGCAACTACCGCTGGAGCGTGCCGTTGCTGGTCCAGCGCGACCTGCTGGTGGGCGCGCCAGGGGTGGCGCCGTCGACCACCCTGGCCCAATTGCGCCAGGAGACCGTAGGCGCCGTCCTGGGCTTTCGCTACCCCGCTCTGGACGCTGCCTGGCAGTCGGGCGAGCTGCGCCGTGAAGACAGCCGCAACCAGCTGCTGGCCCTGCAGAAGCTCGAAGCCGGCCGCTTTCGCTTCGCCGTGAGCAACCAGTTGACGCTCGACTGGTACAACCGCCAGTTGCCGCCGGACGAACGGTTGCAGGCACTCGATGTGCTGGAAGAGGACGCGCTGGGGTGCCTGGTGCGCGATGATCCTAGGCTGCCTGTGAATGCGCTGCTGGCCGAACTCAAGCGCATGAAGCGCTCGGGGGACATCGACCGGTTGATCCATCGCTACCTCGCCCGGACAGAGTCTGCCAGCGCGGACTGA